The nucleotide sequence TTAACTGTAGATCTGAGATCTCTttgttttggattcttttggtgtttgtttttgtgaaattcaaattttgggTAAATTGGAAATTTCAGGTTTCAAGTTTTTTATCTTGCTGTGAAAACTCTGAAAGAATCAGGACATGAACATGTCTATGATGCTGTAGAGAAGCCTTTGCTTTTAGCTCAAACCGCCGCGATTTTAGAGGTAAATCTCACTAACTCACCAAGGCTATGTTATTATTCTATCCAACCGTTTCAATCTGTTTGTCTGGTTTTGACTTGGTATGGAGTTTAAAAGAGTTAaagaaagacttttgaatcttgtgaatTCAAACAGACGATATGTGGAATGTACCGAAACACCCTTTAATCTTACGGTCTTAAAAATGTCgggtggaaagttgaaattaaagaattgccaaaaaaggaaagagacagtctattttaaacagactaaaaaggaaagtgtaTAGATGATAATATTTTGTGGGGATGTGGGGGTTGGAATGCTATTTTCTCTAGTAATGTTTGATATTATTTGTTGGTTGTTGATAAATGAAATTCTAGACATTTATGATTCAATTACCCAAAGGTTGAGTCTTTTATACATATGAGGGACAGATCTATTTTGGGAAATTTTAcctattacataaattttcattcAAAGATGTTGGTTCAAATGTGGAAAATTTAAAGAAATATGGGTGAAAGTTGTTGACATTCTACTTCTCCATCCCCATATGTTCAGTTGAGTGTAGTGTTGGTGAAaggttcttttatttttattttggaatactcAAAAGATACTTCTTTTGTTACTTCTAATGTTTTGTCATATCTAATTTGCTGGTTCCAGACTATTTCTTTGGTAAAATGTGTAGCAGTGTAAAAAGAgggcagcccgatgcactaaagccCCCGCTATGCGTGGGGTCCGAGCAGTGGCGGAGCCGCCTTTGGACAAGGGGGTTCATcttcgacggaaaattatactGTTTATGtaaggttaaaattattttttatgatctctagtagatgttgaacccccttcggctaGTTCATATGTTCACTTCTGAACCTCCTTTAgtgaaaatcctggctccgccactgagtCTAGGAAAAGGCCGCACACAAGTGTAGTGgtgtatataatgaattaatgAAGCGTGGTTGAAGCATAAACTCTAAAATATGATACCTAATTTTGTAAGGTCTTTATCTAATGATTACGTTTTTCCTTCTAAAGATTAGTACTGTCGTAGCTACTTAAATCTAATGAATAAAGCATATTTTCAATTGGTTCGTGCTGCTACTGGCGCTCGATAAAAGTCCGAGTTGCGACTAACACGTTTTTAAGCTTTGTGTAGCTGTAACTGACATGTAGTTGGCTGTTTGTTTCGTTCTCTTATTATATATACTTATAgatttttcttaatcaaatttGAGGTAAATAATTGTTGCTGCAGAACGTTGTGTTTAGTATCTTTTTATTGCGTGGTGTTATTTTCATTAAATGCAAATATGACCGGGATACTAACATGTTAAATTTCTTTTCCACATGATTCGTGGAACAGATACTTCATGGTCTAGTGGGTATGTTTACTTGATCCCAATCGTAAATAAGCTCAGATAGAAGATTTTAAACTGTAGTAATAACCTTTTCTTTTTCTGTTACCGTTAACTAGGTTTGGTAAGATCGCCAGTATCAGCAACTCTTCCACAAATAAGTTCAAGATTATACGTAATGTGGGGTATTCTATGGAGTTTCCCTGAGGTTAGCTTAATTAATTTCCTCGAATTTCAACATACAATATAAAAGTACTTTAACGAACGAATTCGTTTGGCAATGCAGCTCCGGTCTCATATTCTTGTTAGCTCTCTAGTGATTAGCTGGTCTGTAACGGAGGTGAGCCTTGCTTATTTGTAAACTTCAAGTTTTGTTTATGTTAAGAGGTGTATTTATAGTAACATTGTTAATCGTACCTTGATTCTGTTTAATCTTTTTGGTCGAATAAAGATTGATTCTGTTTCTTCTTTATATGTCAGAATGCAATAGTACACAGCCGAGCGGCTAGCAACACCTCTTTTTCGAATTAACTATTAGCAATAATATTCTGCCCGCATTCTTTCCTAAGTCCATAGCTTGGTTCTTTTTACCTGCAATATCTTAGTCTAACAATCATGAGTAACTTTACGATGTATTAGACCATCATTTGCATGAACCGCAAGCAATGAGTGCTGAAATCAAAATTGAGATTGCTGCTTCTGCTTTCATTTTGATTTGGTGTGATGCTCCAACCGACACAACGTATAGATATTAGCTTTTTTCTTCTGTATGTGTTGTGGATGTAAAGATATGACACCTTGACCGAACTCAATCCCAatagctagctcatgaggggaggattgtccaagtccatataagcaaaccaacagtccattccccaaccaatgtgggacttttacccaccTGGTGCGTGGACCGGGAGTGCAACGAGGATggacctggctttgataccatgtaaagaTATAACACCTGGACCTAAGCAAACCAatagtccattccccaaccaatgcgAGATTTTCACCCACTCTAACAGTGGAATCCAGTGAAACTGCAAATCTCAGCTGAATTGGTTCCTAGAAGACCTTCACTTAGATGTGCCCATTTCAGGCAACATATATTCAAGGTCGGTGTGGAAGGGGGTGCGAGATAGGTAGATATAACAATCCCAATCATCCTAACCAAGGATCTTGTCTAAAGATTAATCACTACTTTTAAGCATGTCCTATTTGTTCCCAACGAGAGACAATGGGATAAAGAATCAGTCTCTTCAATTAGATTGAAAACCAAGAGTTTCGTTAAGAGAGATAGATGGAGAAATGTGAAGAGAACTGAGAAGAGGATAGAGAGGTATCCGGACGGGAAATTTTTATGAATGCCTCTCACTAGAATTTTCTTCTTAGTTTCAAAAGTTGTCGAGTGTTTTGTTGGCGGCAGTTGAATGTATTTAGTACGCGATGGTATTACAAACTTACAAAGTTCTTTTACAGATAAGCATGTCTCTCACTAGAATTTTCTTCTTAGTTTCAAAAGTTTTCGAGTGTTTTGTGGGCGGCAGTTGAATGTATTTAGTACGCGATGGTATTACAAACTTACAAAGTTCTTTTACAGATAAGCTAGCTTAACTATCCTTATCTTTTGCTTTTCCTTTCCACTAAATCATTGTGCATTTAAAACTGTTAAACTAGAGGATTGTTCAATTATTCAGAAATACTCTACGCCAGGGGCTATCAGTAGACAATAGGTAACGGTTTGATGCATTTTGTTTTTACTGATTCTAGTAGTCCACTTAATTATCGTAACTCAACAAAGATACCCTCAGTTATCTTTACTCCGTATAGTTAATGCTTATCAGAGAATCTCGTAATTCAGAATTGTGTTCCCTGATTCCCTCGATAAGTTTGTGAGAGCACTTTGGACTGAATTCCATGTCATTGCGTGGTGCATGTCATAAAGTGCTTGTAATTGTTATTCTCCTCGCTCTCTTTCTATCTGTGACCAAGGGCCAATGTTGTTATTAACAAAGTCATTTCACGACTGCTTAACTGGTCATACTCAAATCTAAATAATGTGTTGAAAGTTTGTGTCATTCATGGTTAAGCAACATGTTGATTATTGGTTCATGCTCTCTGCTCGAACTTCAGATCATCCGATATTCATTTTTTGGGACAAAAGAGGCGTTTGGTTCTGCTCCTTCATGGCTCTTGTGGCTAAGGTATGAACCTATAACTTTGTGAGCCTGATAAAAGCGTTTGCATGTTCTTCTATATAGAGGACAACGACGACATTATAGATGATCCAGAACGtaacaaaataaaaagtaattgAGATGGTTTCACAAGTGCATCATATATGGGATTCATGCCCATTTTTTCGTCTCTAGTAGTGGCAAATACCTTCTCCGGAGGTTCTTTTTAGTTTGATTTGCCCCTCAAAGCTGAAGTGCGGGTATTGATTTTATTCGTGCAGATATAGTACCTTCTTGTTGCTGTATCCTAGTGGCATCACAAGTGAAGTTGGCTTGATATATAGCGCTTTGCCTTACATCACGGTACTGAGACTTGTCTCTCTTTCGACTCATGTTGTACGGAATGATTTTTTATGTATCGAATGATTTGTTGTGTAGTAGCAGCACATTGTCATCCATATCCTTCCAAATTGCACCCTTTCCCGGTTTCTCCTCCTGTCTTGACATCAAAACCGATCTGTTCTATAGTTTTTACTTGGCCTCTCCGAGACACTTGTGCTTAAGTTTCTGCAACTATATATACCTAGTTTATTGGTCGATTGTAAATGGAATTTCGCTCCTTGCCATGACTTATGATTACGACAAAATATCCATTGCAACCACCTTGCATCCCAACCTTCTCGACTTTCTTTGGTGCCAAAGACCAATGGTTACGATAGACCCTAGACTCAAAATAGACCACGACACATATCTGCAACTATATATACCTAGTTTATTGGGCGGTTGTATTTGGAATTTTGCTCCTTGACATGACTTATGATTATGACAACATATCCATTGTAACCACCTTGCATCCCAACTTTCTCGACTTTCTTTGGTGCCAAAGACCAATGGTTACGATAGACCCTAGAGTCGAAATAGACCGTGACTTATGATTGTTCTGTTTATATCATCGTGTATCTTCTAATCGAACTATTGTCTTCTAGGAATCGGGGAAGTATTCTCTTAGGATGCCAAACAAATGGAACTTCTCTTTCGATTACTATTATGCAGGACTTGTTGCCCTCGGTATCTATGTCCCAGGCAAGTATCTTTTAACTAAAACTATCCTTCTTCTAGGCCTCACATTTACGCTCTTTTTTGTTTAGCGTCTTGCATTATTCCTTTCCGCGTGAAACTGTGCTTTTCGTGTTAGATTTTTGATTAGTTTGCGGTATTTGGAAATGCAGGCAGTCCTCACATGTACGGTTACATGCTCGGACAGAGAAAGAAAGCTCTCTCCAAATCGAAAAAGGAGTAGACTAAATCGAAATATAGCTGTTGGAGATTGCAATTTTTATGTGAATGAATGTATTTCAAACTGTTCAATTCTTTCTTATTGATTTAAAACAATAGAACAATTTGCATTTGTCTGCTGGAAAATCTAGTGGTTGAATGAAAATTCACTTATAGTTTGCTGAGTTTTCATCAGAACTAAACAAAGGGATTGAtaatctatgttgctcggactctccaaaattgTAGTTGCACCTGTGTTGGACAGTGGCAGTGGCAGTGGCAGAGCCACCTTTGCACCAGGGAGTTCATTCGAACCCCGGCTCTTCGATGAAATATTATActgtttttatactatttttacatgattaaaaatattttttattcatatatagtagatgttgaatccaTTCGACTAGTTTGTATATTTGAATGACAAGAGTACTTAAAAATAGTCAACATGTTTGACGTCTTATTAATTATTTAGTTGAAAAATAATGCACAAACATATAAATCAAAGTTCTACCaacacttaaaaaaataaaaaaacagaaaAGCAATTCCTTCTGTTTAGACTTTTCATAttccatgttttttttttttttttttttcattttttacacttcacaacttttattttctcAGCTTTTTAAACGTGTGAAATAATACCTTTTGTACACACATAGAATATAATGACTTCATTTTTACGTCAAAaggttttgagtttgagttttgaaagagttagttaaatattttgtgttgtagagactttacctaaaaaaatcaaaacaagcaaaaaaatcaaaatcaaaaatctgtctttttgatttgatttggtttctcgatttaaaaaaattacgtgaatacttgatttgacttggcaaataaaaaaatcaaagagaatCGCCTTGTATACCCACCTACTTATTTGCGATCTGATTGATAGTGTAAATAATTCACACCATTAAATGTATGAAGTTAAACTTCATACCTCTTCTCCACCTAAATActtaaacaacaataacaaactcagtatattcccatatagtggggtctgggaggatagaatgtacgcagttcatatcactacaagtagagagactgtttccgaaagacccccggctcaagacaaaggaccgtATTCAAACGTCAAAAGCATACTACATGATGAAAATAACAGCGATACAACAAGCACAAAAAATAAAGTACTTTAACCAACAAAGGGCACCCCCCTCCCCCAACCTTAGCACTACCACCTAAGCTACACCAAACTCTCCTATCTACAGTCTATGACTTGACTACCCCCTTTGCCCTTTACCCtaatactcttcctccaaaccttcctattgagggttatgtcctcagtgaGCCGTAATTGCTCCATATtacgtctaatcacttctctccagtatttcttcggtctacccctaccccgcttgaaaccatccaaggccaacctctcacacctacgaactggagcTTCCCTGCCtcttctcatcacatgcccaaaccatcttaaCCTCACTTCCCAAATTTTATCCTCCACCAACGTCACTCCCActttctctcgaataatctcattcctaaccctgtcagccctcgtgaaaccacacatccaacgcaacatcctcatttccaccaccttcaacttCTGGACGTGAGAATTCTTATCTgaccaacactccactccatataATATAGCTGATCTGACTGCAACTCCGTAGAATTTGCCTTAAAGTTTGGGggacaccttcttatcgcataaaattttCGAGGCGAGCCGTCATTTCaaccaacctgccccaatacggtgagagacatccttatcaatctctccattcccctgaatcatagacccaaggtacttaaaattatccctcttacacaccacctAAGACTCCAACTCCACTACCACTTcgtcctcttgcctcgagtcactaaacttgcacttcAAGTattccgtcttggtcctactcaacctgaaacctttagcttccagggtttgtctccaaacctccaacttatcattaataCCTCGATGTGACTTATCAATCATGACtatatcatccgcaaaaagcatacaccatggcacctcaACTTGAATACTTCGTGTCAACACATCTATTACCACGACGAATAtaaacggactaagagtcgatccctagtgCAACCCCGTCAAGACCAAAAAGTGCTCGAAATCCCCTCCCACAGTCCTTACCTGAGTCTTCGCCCCCTCGTACATGTCCCTAATCGAACGAATGTACGCCACAGGGGaccccctcacctccaagcatctccaaagaacctccctagggactttgtcacaTGCctttttcaagtcaataaacaccatgtgcagatccctcttcctctctctatactgctcaaCCAGTCTCCGCACTAGGTGAGTTGCCTCAGTAGTCGAGCGACCAgacataaatccaaattgattctccgaaatagacactatcttcctcaatctccgctccaccaccctctcccaaatcttcatcatgtgactcaacaacttaataccacggtagttattgcaactctgaatgtaaATActtaatatgttttatt is from Capsicum annuum cultivar UCD-10X-F1 chromosome 5, UCD10Xv1.1, whole genome shotgun sequence and encodes:
- the LOC107870144 gene encoding very-long-chain (3R)-3-hydroxyacyl-CoA dehydratase PASTICCINO 2, with protein sequence MAGILSLVRRIYLSFYNWIVFFGWFQVFYLAVKTLKESGHEHVYDAVEKPLLLAQTAAILEILHGLVGLVRSPVSATLPQISSRLYVMWGILWSFPELRSHILVSSLVISWSVTEIIRYSFFGTKEAFGSAPSWLLWLRYSTFLLLYPSGITSEVGLIYSALPYITESGKYSLRMPNKWNFSFDYYYAGLVALGIYVPGSPHMYGYMLGQRKKALSKSKKE